The genomic region GCGGCAAGGTCGTCGTCGACGACTACGACCTCACCGACCCGAAGGTGGACCTCGACCAGGTGCGCCAGCACATCGGCATGGTGTTCCAGCACTTCAACCTGTTCCCACACATGACGGTGATCGAGAACGTCACGCTGGCACCGCTGTTGACCAAGAAGATGAACAAGGCCGCCGCGGAGAAGAAGGCACTCGAGCTGCTCGGACAGGTGGGACTGGCCGAGAAGGCGCACGTCAAGCCCGCCACGCTATCGGGTGGTCAGAAGCAACGTGTCGCCATTGCCCGCTCGCTGGCGATGAATCCGTCGATCATGCTGTTCGACGAGGCGACCAGTGCCCTGGACCCCGAGATGGTCGGCGACGTACTCCAGGTGCTGCGTGACCTCGCGGAGGGCGGGATGACGATGGTGGTGGTCACTCACGAGATGGGCTTCGCGCGCGAGGTGGCGTCGCGGGTTCTGTTCATGGCCGACGGTCACATCGTCGAGGACGACACCCCTGCAGAGGTATTCGACAACCCGAAACATTCACGGCTGCAGGAGTTCCTGTCCAAGGTGCTCTAGCGCGCAGCGGCTGTGGCACGATCTGCCCATGGAACCTGAGGGCGACCCTGAGGCGCGTATCCGCGATCTGGAGCGGCGGTTGGGCGACGCCGCCGAGAAATCCGAACTCGGAGTAGGCGCACACGGCAGCTCATACGGCTATGTGCCGTCGCCCTCGGGGGCGTATCCGCCCCCGCCGACGGCACCGTGGGAGGCGCCGCCTCCGCCGCTCTCACCGATGTCGAGCACGGGGCACTCACGGACCTTTGTGATCCCCGTGGTGATTGCGGTGCTGGCATTCGTCATCGCCGGTGGGGTGTCGTTGTATCTGTTCACCATGACTGCGTCGAATCCCGGCAACGGCACGCAGATCGCCGGTGGTGGTGCCGACCTGTCGGATTCGCCGCCGGAGGGGCCGTCGGCAGGTGGCGGCAAGACTCAGGTCCCCAGCAGGGAGGCAACGGTGCCCGACCTGCCGGCGCCCGGGAGCCATCTCACCGTCGCAGGCGTCGGTCAGCATAGGACGATCGCCTGCAACGAAACGACTCTCAGCATCAGCGGTATGGAGAACACCGTGACGGTCACCGGTCACTGCATCAGTGTGTCGGTGTCGGGTATGGACAACGCGGTCGCCGTCGATTCCACGGAGAGCATCGTCGTCTCGGGTTTCGACAACCGGATCGTGTTCCACACGGGTGAGCCGAAGACGTCGAGTTCCGGCAGCGGCAACACGATTGACCGGGGCTGATCGGGGCTAATCGGCGCTGATCGGCGGCCTGGCACCACCGTTCGGTAGCCTCATGCAACGTCAGCCTCTTCGGCACCGCGCGTCACTTGCGCCAGTCCTTGCGCAATTGACCGTGAGTTTGCTGTCGTGTCGCCTTGTGATCTAGACCTCATTTTCGAATACAAGACTAAGAGTCTTGGCGCGGAGTGGCGTTCGACACTCTCTCAATCGTGATTGCCACACCGCGAAAAGTGCTGTTACAGATCGGAAACCTGATTGCCAGCAGAAGGTAACGAGTCGATAACGAAGAGTTTCCTAAGCGGGTACTGAGAGGTGAACGGGCAGTGTGCGATAACCCTCGTCTCGGGGCCGTGGAACGTCGGATTCCGTCGCTACACTCGACAAAGACCGCGCCTGGTACGGGCGCAGACCATTTCAAATCTAGGCCGGTGCACTGCATGCCGGCGGAGGTGCCAAGACACATGGCTAGTGGCTACATGCGCGCGCACGGTGTGACCGTCGACAACGCGGCTGCGGCTCTGCAGGGCGCCGTCACCATCGGACACGGGCCCATTGCGGACATCGCAGTGGATGGCGACACCCTGGTGGTGTCGAACTACGCCGACCACTCGATGGCAGTGCTGAACGCCGAAACCCTTGCCGTCAACGGGGGAGTGGCCGCCCGCGAGGCGTTCGCGCTCGCGGTGGCCGGTGACAGCGCCTATGTCGGTGTGGCGTCGGTCAGCTACGACGCCATCGCGGTGATTGACACGCGCACGGGCAACGTCACCGCCTCCTACCCGCTGTCCTTCAGCGTGACGGCGATGACCACCAGTCGCGACGGCAAGCGGATCTACGCCGGCCGCGCCGCTGATGGCGGCGTCGACGTCGCCATCATCGACGTGATCACCCAGCGCGTCTCCACGATCTACCTGGCCAAGGGCGACGACGTGGTGATCGACGCGATGCGGGTTGACTCCTCGGACCGCCGGTTGTACGTCGCCACGTCGGACTCGCGCGGCAGCCGCCTCATCGTCGTCGATCTCGAGAGCGGCGTCGTTCGGCGCACGCTCGAGGTCGGAGCGTCGATCCGCGGCCTCGAGATCGGCCTGGACAGCACCGCCTACGTGCTGACCTCTGACCTTCAGGACCGCGGTGTCCTGCATGTGGTCGACTTGGTCGCCGGCCGCATCATGGCCAGCGTCGAGGTCGCCACGGCGCCGACGCAGCTGGCCCTGTCTGCCGACGCCACCCGGGCCTACGTTGTCGACTACAACGAGGTCGTGGTGCTCGACACCGAGAAGCTCGACACCGTCGGCACCATCTCGGTGGGTGCCCGCCCGTCATGCGTGGCGCTCGGGGTCGACCGCCTCTACGTCGCTGACTACGCCGGTGGCGTCACGGCTTTCGCCGTCGCCGCGCCTGCGCCGATGCTTTACGCCCCGCTGATGGCCGCCAACTCGGCCGCCGCGGTGCCCACCTTCCGCGAGCTCGAGCCCGCGGGCGTCTAGCCCCTCTGTATGTCCCGCCGCCTCTGGGCGGTGGC from Mycolicibacterium sp. YH-1 harbors:
- a CDS encoding amino acid ABC transporter ATP-binding protein translates to MSKLIPEAAAAEPAGTVKIRIEGLKKSFGDLVVLDGIDTTVSHGEVVCVIGPSGSGKSTFLRCLNKLEDITGGKVVVDDYDLTDPKVDLDQVRQHIGMVFQHFNLFPHMTVIENVTLAPLLTKKMNKAAAEKKALELLGQVGLAEKAHVKPATLSGGQKQRVAIARSLAMNPSIMLFDEATSALDPEMVGDVLQVLRDLAEGGMTMVVVTHEMGFAREVASRVLFMADGHIVEDDTPAEVFDNPKHSRLQEFLSKVL
- a CDS encoding DUF3060 domain-containing protein, which codes for MEPEGDPEARIRDLERRLGDAAEKSELGVGAHGSSYGYVPSPSGAYPPPPTAPWEAPPPPLSPMSSTGHSRTFVIPVVIAVLAFVIAGGVSLYLFTMTASNPGNGTQIAGGGADLSDSPPEGPSAGGGKTQVPSREATVPDLPAPGSHLTVAGVGQHRTIACNETTLSISGMENTVTVTGHCISVSVSGMDNAVAVDSTESIVVSGFDNRIVFHTGEPKTSSSGSGNTIDRG
- a CDS encoding YncE family protein is translated as MASGYMRAHGVTVDNAAAALQGAVTIGHGPIADIAVDGDTLVVSNYADHSMAVLNAETLAVNGGVAAREAFALAVAGDSAYVGVASVSYDAIAVIDTRTGNVTASYPLSFSVTAMTTSRDGKRIYAGRAADGGVDVAIIDVITQRVSTIYLAKGDDVVIDAMRVDSSDRRLYVATSDSRGSRLIVVDLESGVVRRTLEVGASIRGLEIGLDSTAYVLTSDLQDRGVLHVVDLVAGRIMASVEVATAPTQLALSADATRAYVVDYNEVVVLDTEKLDTVGTISVGARPSCVALGVDRLYVADYAGGVTAFAVAAPAPMLYAPLMAANSAAAVPTFRELEPAGV